One stretch of Streptomyces sp. R21 DNA includes these proteins:
- a CDS encoding ferritin-like protein codes for MIASTIENRDDLLSYLNAAMALEHATIPPYLTAYYSIHSSTNSDAAHVIRVTAVEEMLHLTLVANVLNAIGGKPDLTRPGFVPRYPAYLPDGEDDFTVDLRPFSPEAVETFCKIERPGKAPSADSRLVKTPDSRTRFLVSSPTAQELRFYSIGEFYEEIIEGLEKVAANDPALFCGDPARQVGPEYFYSGGGTMIVVSDLDSAQQALRFIAGQGEGLDSGIYDADGELAHYYRFRQLQLGRYYQVGDHPDAPSGPSLSISWDDVYKVKVSVRLADYPAGSELARVAQDFNAEYGAFLALLTKAFNGQPGLLQESVCEMFRLRDGFNRLVCNPLPGSDGLHAAPTFEIPAGVGSDAHASPDSGETTEAVTR; via the coding sequence ATGATCGCGTCGACCATCGAGAACCGTGACGACCTGCTCAGCTACCTGAACGCGGCGATGGCGCTCGAGCACGCGACCATCCCGCCGTACTTGACCGCTTACTACTCCATACACTCCAGCACCAACTCCGACGCCGCCCATGTGATCCGGGTGACCGCGGTGGAGGAGATGCTGCACCTGACCCTCGTCGCCAACGTCCTGAACGCCATCGGCGGGAAGCCCGACCTGACCCGCCCCGGCTTTGTGCCGCGCTATCCGGCCTACCTGCCCGACGGGGAGGACGACTTCACCGTCGACCTGCGGCCGTTCTCCCCCGAGGCGGTGGAGACGTTCTGCAAGATCGAGCGGCCGGGCAAGGCTCCCAGCGCAGACTCGCGCCTGGTGAAGACACCGGACAGCAGGACCCGGTTCCTGGTCTCCAGCCCCACGGCCCAGGAGCTGCGCTTCTACAGCATCGGTGAGTTCTACGAGGAGATCATCGAAGGGCTCGAAAAGGTGGCGGCCAACGACCCCGCGCTCTTCTGCGGGGATCCGGCCCGTCAGGTGGGGCCCGAGTACTTCTACTCCGGCGGCGGGACGATGATCGTCGTCTCCGACCTGGACTCGGCCCAGCAGGCGCTCCGCTTCATCGCCGGCCAGGGCGAGGGCCTCGATTCAGGCATATACGACGCGGACGGGGAGCTGGCCCACTACTACCGGTTCCGGCAGCTGCAGCTCGGGCGCTACTACCAGGTGGGCGACCATCCTGACGCACCTTCGGGGCCTTCGCTGAGCATCTCCTGGGACGATGTGTACAAGGTGAAGGTGAGTGTCCGGCTGGCCGATTACCCGGCGGGATCGGAACTCGCCCGTGTAGCCCAGGACTTCAACGCCGAGTACGGGGCCTTTCTCGCCCTGCTCACGAAGGCGTTCAACGGGCAGCCAGGCCTCTTGCAGGAGAGCGTCTGCGAGATGTTCCGCCTGCGCGACGGGTTCAACCGGCTGGTGTGCAATCCCCTGCCGGGCAGCGACGGCCTGCACGCCGCTCCCACCTTCGAGATTCCGGCCGGTGTCGGGTCCGATGCGCACGCCTCGC
- a CDS encoding GMC family oxidoreductase, whose product MYEKFPEGATKSTDPVAAADVVYDAVIVGGGISGALIALRLSDAGKRVLILEAGPAEDLTLRGYEDYLNRFYSAISKDNQAPYPAIANAPMPRGTDARRITPGAPDASTYIVQSGPLATDTTYTRVLGGTTMHWEGKTLRMLPEDFRMRTLYGEGSDWPLTYEDLAPYYNEAEREIGVSADVEDQAYLGITFDDGYVFPMKGLPLSYLDQMVAKDVDGMPVELDGEQRELRVRPFPQGRNGVPNPAYDGGKGYVPQGAVSAYQVEVGERCQGNNNCVPICPVQAKYNAGKTLAVALRSGRVDLVAQAVAYKVHIDEHTRRVTEIEYRRYDRPDSPGFTTMRARGRLFILAANAVENPRLMLASGLHGSNGLMGRNFMDHAYLLAWGLLPEVAGTFRGTICTGGIADLRGGRFRSRQAAFTVDIHNDGWGWARGAPMTDLMDLVDSGGRYGESLRQGLVDRVSRQLQLAFMVEVPASPSNRVTVSPDFTDQLGNMRPVLTYDIPEYTMRGVAYARQLSRRIFARLGAEDHTAYNPNFWGYAVHDGEGYELRGGNHLAGTHVMGHDPSTSVVNADQRCWDYENLYMVGGGSMPTVGTSNVTLTVAALCLRSVRAMLAELDSQTAPVNVAFDRRHAAPTAEEVAP is encoded by the coding sequence ATGTACGAGAAGTTCCCCGAGGGGGCGACGAAGAGCACCGACCCCGTTGCGGCGGCAGACGTTGTCTACGACGCCGTCATTGTCGGCGGCGGGATATCCGGTGCCCTCATCGCCTTGAGGCTGAGCGACGCCGGCAAGAGAGTGCTGATACTCGAAGCGGGCCCGGCGGAGGACCTGACCCTGAGGGGTTACGAGGACTACCTCAACCGGTTCTACTCGGCTATCAGCAAGGACAACCAGGCCCCCTACCCGGCCATCGCCAACGCCCCGATGCCCCGCGGCACCGACGCACGGCGCATCACCCCGGGTGCGCCGGACGCCTCGACCTACATCGTCCAGAGCGGGCCCCTCGCCACCGATACCACCTATACGCGGGTCCTCGGCGGCACCACCATGCACTGGGAGGGCAAGACGCTGCGGATGCTGCCCGAGGACTTCCGGATGCGGACGCTCTACGGCGAGGGGTCGGACTGGCCGCTCACCTACGAGGACCTCGCCCCGTACTACAACGAGGCCGAACGCGAGATCGGCGTCTCCGCCGACGTGGAGGACCAGGCCTACCTCGGGATCACTTTCGACGACGGCTACGTATTCCCCATGAAGGGCCTGCCCCTGTCCTACCTGGACCAGATGGTCGCCAAGGACGTGGACGGGATGCCGGTCGAACTCGATGGAGAGCAGCGGGAGTTGAGGGTCCGGCCGTTCCCGCAGGGCCGTAACGGGGTACCGAACCCGGCCTACGACGGCGGGAAGGGCTATGTGCCCCAAGGGGCAGTGAGCGCGTACCAGGTCGAGGTCGGCGAGCGGTGCCAGGGCAACAACAACTGCGTGCCCATCTGCCCGGTGCAGGCCAAGTACAACGCCGGCAAGACCCTCGCTGTGGCCCTCCGCAGCGGCCGGGTCGACCTGGTGGCCCAAGCGGTGGCCTACAAGGTGCACATCGACGAGCACACGCGCCGGGTGACCGAGATCGAGTACCGCCGCTACGACCGGCCCGACAGTCCTGGCTTCACCACGATGAGGGCCCGTGGCCGGCTGTTCATCCTGGCCGCCAACGCGGTGGAGAACCCCCGGCTGATGCTGGCCTCCGGCCTGCACGGTTCCAATGGCCTGATGGGGCGCAACTTCATGGACCACGCCTACCTGTTGGCGTGGGGCCTGCTGCCAGAGGTGGCCGGCACCTTCCGCGGGACGATCTGCACGGGCGGCATAGCCGACCTGCGCGGAGGCCGCTTCCGCAGCCGCCAGGCGGCGTTCACCGTCGACATCCACAACGACGGCTGGGGCTGGGCCCGGGGCGCGCCGATGACCGACCTGATGGACCTGGTGGATTCCGGTGGCCGCTATGGCGAGTCCCTCCGCCAGGGCCTGGTGGACCGGGTGTCCCGCCAGCTTCAGCTGGCGTTCATGGTCGAGGTCCCCGCCAGCCCGAGCAACCGGGTCACCGTGAGCCCGGACTTCACCGACCAGCTGGGGAACATGCGGCCCGTCCTCACCTATGACATCCCCGAGTACACGATGCGGGGGGTGGCGTACGCCCGGCAGTTGTCGAGACGGATATTCGCCCGGCTGGGGGCCGAGGACCATACCGCGTACAACCCGAACTTCTGGGGCTACGCCGTCCACGACGGTGAGGGGTACGAGCTCCGCGGGGGCAATCATCTCGCCGGCACCCACGTGATGGGCCACGACCCGTCGACCTCGGTGGTCAACGCGGATCAGCGGTGCTGGGACTACGAGAACCTCTACATGGTCGGCGGGGGAAGCATGCCCACCGTGGGCACGTCGAACGTGACGCTCACCGTCGCCGCCCTGTGCCTGCGCAGCGTCCGGGCCATGCTGGCCGAGCTCGACTCCCAAACCGCACCGGTCAACGTTGCCTTCGACCGGCGTCACGCTGCGCCGACCGCAGAGGAGGTGGCCCCATGA